The proteins below come from a single Deltaproteobacteria bacterium genomic window:
- a CDS encoding ABC transporter ATP-binding protein, with product MQIQNCSLHFGGIKALTQLSFQLAERELLGIIGPNGAGKTSFFNILSGVYSPSEGEISFQRQSLIHFNPHQISRLGIARTFQNIRLFQNLSVQDNVRIAFHPHIEASLFSSVLKLDSFVNEEKQIQKKTFDLLELFGLLEKRLELAKNLCYGDQRRLEIVRALATNPKLLLLDEPAAGMNLSEKNELMQLIRGLHQDHGLAIILIEHDMHVVMNLCPRILVLNYGTLLAEGSSEHIRNHPQVIEAYLGDRNRKPVNS from the coding sequence CTGCAAATCCAAAACTGCTCCCTCCATTTTGGAGGCATCAAAGCCCTTACCCAACTCAGCTTCCAGCTGGCTGAGCGAGAGCTCTTGGGCATCATCGGCCCCAATGGAGCAGGTAAGACCTCTTTTTTTAATATCCTCAGCGGGGTTTACAGTCCCAGTGAGGGAGAAATTTCTTTTCAAAGGCAAAGTTTAATCCATTTCAACCCCCATCAGATTAGTCGCCTGGGCATTGCCCGCACCTTTCAAAATATTCGCCTCTTTCAAAATCTAAGCGTTCAAGACAACGTACGCATTGCCTTTCATCCTCACATTGAGGCCTCGCTTTTCTCCTCCGTTTTAAAATTGGATTCCTTTGTAAATGAAGAAAAACAAATCCAGAAAAAGACTTTTGATTTACTGGAACTTTTTGGACTCCTGGAAAAGCGCCTGGAACTGGCAAAAAACCTCTGCTACGGCGATCAACGCCGACTGGAAATTGTGCGCGCCCTTGCCACAAATCCAAAACTTTTGTTGCTCGATGAACCCGCTGCAGGAATGAATCTGAGTGAAAAAAACGAACTCATGCAACTCATTCGAGGCCTGCACCAGGATCATGGCCTGGCGATTATCCTCATTGAACACGACATGCACGTGGTGATGAATTTATGCCCTCGCATCCTGGTGCTCAACTACGGAACCCTGCTCGCAGAAGGCAGCTCTGAGCACATTCGCAATCATCCTCAAGTGATTGAGGCTTATTTAGGGGATAGAAATCGTAAACCGGTAAACTCGTAA